A portion of the Sandaracinobacteroides saxicola genome contains these proteins:
- a CDS encoding type II toxin-antitoxin system HicB family antitoxin, with translation MQITAVLTPAEEGGYVVYNPETGVTTQGETVDEAIANIKEAVELYLEDFPLPNHGPSLMTMVTISANA, from the coding sequence ATGCAGATCACGGCTGTGCTGACACCCGCCGAAGAGGGCGGCTACGTCGTTTATAACCCCGAAACCGGGGTCACGACGCAGGGAGAAACGGTGGACGAGGCCATTGCCAACATCAAGGAGGCGGTCGAACTTTACCTTGAGGATTTTCCGCTGCCAAACCATGGCCCGTCCTTGATGACGATGGTGACGATCTCGGCAAATGCCTAA
- a CDS encoding endonuclease domain-containing protein translates to MSLPEVLLWRILRHGSDGVKFRRQHPFGPFVADFYCPAANLAIEIDGAAHDSADAWQRDRVRDDYFAANGADVVRLPAKQVLSDPVGTANDILRLAVTRCPLRQPCGLPPPPLRRGGSPSDPPLAKLGEVASRSDDGGGQ, encoded by the coding sequence ATGTCCTTGCCCGAAGTTTTGCTTTGGCGGATACTCAGACACGGGTCAGACGGTGTGAAATTCCGTCGCCAGCATCCATTCGGTCCCTTTGTCGCTGATTTCTACTGTCCCGCGGCCAATTTGGCGATTGAGATCGATGGCGCTGCTCATGACAGCGCTGACGCGTGGCAACGTGATCGCGTACGTGACGACTATTTCGCGGCAAATGGTGCCGACGTTGTCCGATTGCCGGCGAAACAGGTACTAAGCGACCCGGTTGGCACTGCGAACGATATCCTTCGTCTCGCCGTCACGCGTTGCCCCCTCCGTCAGCCCTGCGGGCTGCCACCTCCCCCACTTCGTAGGGGAGGATCGCCGTCTGATCCTCCCCTAGCGAAGCTGGGGGAGGTGGCATCGCGAAGCGATGACGGAGGGGGCCAATGA
- a CDS encoding PEPxxWA-CTERM sorting domain-containing protein: protein MLKTLFLATVAVAMPAAATVSVTFDDLINSGPFLVVSNPYTSPQGVVFTNDSPNAEALIAWGSSDSANADPGGATLVNNYSFTSTTISGPSRFTLTAIDFADPFAGAVGGDILLRFLFTDSTTADLTLSLSGDAGLTRFTLGIGNLSAVTYTPLTTRGPWVQVDNVVLDDVVFGGVVPEPASWALMIAGFGLVGAAARRRVVVA from the coding sequence ATGCTTAAAACATTGTTTCTTGCCACGGTCGCGGTTGCCATGCCCGCGGCGGCCACGGTCTCGGTCACCTTCGATGACCTGATCAACAGCGGGCCTTTTCTGGTGGTCAGCAATCCCTACACCAGCCCGCAAGGTGTCGTGTTCACCAATGATTCGCCCAATGCCGAAGCGTTGATCGCCTGGGGCAGCAGCGATTCGGCCAATGCCGACCCCGGCGGCGCGACGCTGGTGAACAATTACAGCTTCACCTCGACGACGATCAGCGGCCCGAGCCGCTTCACCCTGACGGCGATCGATTTCGCCGATCCCTTCGCGGGGGCGGTGGGGGGCGACATCCTGCTGCGCTTCCTGTTCACCGATTCGACCACGGCGGACCTGACGCTCAGCCTGTCGGGCGATGCCGGGCTGACGCGCTTCACGCTGGGCATCGGCAACCTGTCCGCGGTCACCTACACCCCGCTGACGACGCGCGGACCCTGGGTGCAGGTGGACAATGTCGTGCTGGATGACGTGGTGTTCGGCGGCGTGGTGCCGGAGCCGGCGAGCTGGGCGCTGATGATCGCCGGCTTCGGGCTGGTCGGCGCCGCCGCGCGCCGGCGGGTGGTCGTGGCCTGA
- the ruvA gene encoding Holliday junction branch migration protein RuvA — MIASLRGLLQSIGADSAVIDVNGVGYLVQVSARTASFLRDSQRALNVAVAAAPAPVFLFVETQVREDAITLFGFATEAERDWFRRLFAVQGVGGKVALSLLGALAPDELTRAITLEDRATVSRANGVGPRLATRIITELRGKELPSADSAVPLTTVTQGAAADALSALANLGFRPPEAARAVAAAQAEVGEAAAVGDLIRVALKKAAR, encoded by the coding sequence ATGATCGCCAGCCTGCGTGGCCTGTTGCAATCCATCGGCGCGGACAGCGCGGTGATCGATGTGAACGGCGTCGGCTATCTGGTCCAGGTTTCCGCCCGCACCGCGTCCTTCCTGCGCGATTCGCAGCGCGCGCTGAATGTCGCCGTCGCGGCCGCCCCGGCACCGGTCTTCCTGTTCGTGGAAACCCAGGTGCGGGAGGACGCCATCACGCTGTTCGGCTTCGCGACCGAGGCCGAGCGCGACTGGTTCCGCCGGCTCTTCGCGGTGCAGGGGGTGGGCGGCAAGGTGGCGCTGTCGCTGCTCGGCGCGCTGGCGCCGGACGAACTCACCCGCGCCATCACGCTGGAGGACCGCGCTACCGTCTCCCGCGCCAACGGCGTCGGGCCGCGCCTTGCCACCCGCATCATCACCGAATTGCGCGGCAAGGAGCTGCCGTCCGCCGACAGCGCCGTGCCGCTCACCACCGTCACGCAAGGCGCGGCAGCGGACGCCCTGTCCGCCCTCGCCAACCTCGGCTTCCGCCCGCCCGAGGCCGCGCGCGCGGTGGCAGCCGCGCAGGCAGAGGTGGGGGAAGCGGCGGCGGTCGGCGACCTTATCCGGGTGGCGCTGAAAAAGGCGGCGCGGTGA
- a CDS encoding type II toxin-antitoxin system HicA family toxin has protein sequence MTLLERHGFDVIRQRGSHVNLRRGATGCSVPLHRELKAGTLMGILRSIGMSADDLLAKRH, from the coding sequence GTGACCCTGCTGGAACGGCACGGCTTCGACGTCATCCGACAGCGCGGCAGCCATGTGAACCTTCGCCGCGGCGCCACTGGCTGTTCGGTGCCGTTGCATCGCGAACTGAAGGCTGGAACCTTGATGGGCATCCTGCGATCCATTGGCATGTCCGCCGACGACCTTCTGGCAAAGCGCCACTGA
- the ruvB gene encoding Holliday junction branch migration DNA helicase RuvB, with translation MTSAAINPRCQPDDPDAALRPRALDEFVGQAAARDNLRVFIDAARSRGEALDHVLFHGPPGLGKTTLAQIVARELGVGFRATSGPVIAKAGDLAALLTNLDPHDVLFIDEIHRLAPAVEEILYPAMEDRALDLMIGEGPSARSVRIDLPPFTLVGATTRAGLVTQPLRDRFGIPLRLIFYTVEELFRVVTRAAGLLGLALTDEGAREIAARSRGTPRIAGRLLRRVRDFAAGRTAPVDAAFADSALTRLEVDRLGLDAQDRRYLWMIADQYGGGPVGVETLAAGLSEARDTLEDVVEPYLIQTALIARTARGRMLGKAGWAHLGLKPPATLTPELPLDD, from the coding sequence ATGACGAGCGCGGCCATCAACCCTCGTTGCCAGCCCGACGACCCCGACGCCGCGCTGCGACCGCGCGCGCTAGACGAATTCGTCGGCCAGGCCGCCGCGCGGGACAACCTCCGCGTCTTCATCGATGCCGCCCGCAGCCGCGGCGAGGCGCTCGACCATGTGCTGTTCCACGGCCCCCCCGGCCTCGGCAAGACCACGCTCGCCCAGATCGTCGCGCGCGAACTGGGCGTCGGCTTCCGCGCCACTTCCGGGCCCGTCATCGCCAAGGCCGGCGACCTCGCCGCACTGCTCACCAACCTCGACCCGCACGACGTGCTGTTCATCGACGAGATCCACCGCCTGGCACCGGCCGTCGAGGAGATCCTCTATCCGGCGATGGAAGACCGCGCGCTCGACCTGATGATCGGTGAAGGCCCGTCGGCGCGCAGCGTCCGCATCGACCTGCCGCCTTTCACCCTGGTGGGCGCCACCACCCGCGCCGGCCTCGTCACCCAGCCCTTGCGTGACCGCTTCGGCATCCCGCTGCGCCTCATTTTCTACACGGTGGAGGAATTGTTCCGCGTCGTCACCCGCGCCGCCGGCCTGCTCGGCCTGGCGCTGACCGACGAGGGCGCCCGCGAGATCGCCGCCCGCAGCCGCGGCACGCCGCGCATCGCCGGCCGCCTGCTGCGCCGCGTCCGCGATTTCGCCGCCGGGCGCACGGCTCCCGTCGATGCCGCCTTCGCCGACAGCGCCCTCACCCGGCTGGAGGTCGACCGCCTCGGCCTCGATGCGCAGGACCGCCGCTATCTGTGGATGATCGCAGACCAATATGGCGGCGGCCCGGTGGGGGTGGAAACACTCGCCGCCGGGCTGTCAGAGGCGCGTGACACGCTGGAGGATGTCGTCGAACCCTATCTCATCCAGACCGCGCTCATCGCCCGCACCGCGCGCGGCCGCATGCTGGGCAAGGCCGGCTGGGCGCATCTCGGGCTGAAACCGCCTGCGACGCTGACGCCGGAACTGCCGCTGGACGACTAA
- a CDS encoding GMC family oxidoreductase — protein sequence MNDPYDFVVVGAGSAGCVMAARLSEDPATRVALLEAGGNDNSMLINMPAGIAQILPQDKPSPLNWGYKTVPQRHLNNRQLWWPRGKALGGSSSINGMVYIRGAASDYDRWAQVGCTGWGWADVRPWFLSSENSDRAGDAHHGQDGPLHTTTRMLPHVLNEAFLKAGVEAGHARTDDFNGAQQEGVGVYDTTTHKGQRWSAARAYLTEAVRRRPNLTIITGAQAERVLFQGRTATGVQYRRGGAGESVRARQVILCGGAINSPQLLLLSGVGPGAHLADMGIGVVADRGAVGMNLQDHLDVMVQWRCTQPITLNGNSRFLTKMSAALKWILLKDGNASYVPTATGAFLSTREGLAAPDIQLHFMPVKGMAHGTGGVQPEHGYSVHVCQLRPESRGSISLASPDPLAHPRIDPDYLSAPEDVATMLKGIEMARHIGRQPALAAYNGGEAWPGDGVEGEALVAALKEWAETIYHPVGTCRMGADADAVCTPDLAVNGVAGLQVVDASIMPFLVSGNTNAPTIMIAEKTAAALKGRTKQALAA from the coding sequence GTGAACGACCCTTATGATTTCGTGGTGGTGGGCGCCGGTTCCGCCGGCTGCGTGATGGCGGCGCGGCTGAGCGAGGATCCGGCGACCCGCGTGGCGCTGCTGGAAGCGGGCGGCAACGACAACAGCATGCTGATCAACATGCCGGCGGGGATCGCGCAGATCCTGCCGCAGGACAAACCCAGCCCGCTGAACTGGGGGTATAAGACGGTGCCGCAGCGGCACCTGAACAACCGGCAATTGTGGTGGCCGCGCGGCAAGGCGCTGGGCGGCAGCAGCAGCATCAACGGCATGGTCTATATCCGCGGCGCGGCATCGGATTACGACCGCTGGGCGCAGGTCGGGTGCACCGGCTGGGGCTGGGCCGACGTGCGGCCCTGGTTCCTGTCCAGCGAGAACAGCGACCGGGCGGGGGACGCGCATCACGGCCAGGACGGCCCGCTGCACACCACCACCCGGATGCTGCCGCATGTGCTGAACGAGGCCTTCCTGAAGGCGGGTGTGGAGGCGGGTCATGCCCGCACGGACGATTTCAACGGCGCGCAACAGGAGGGTGTGGGGGTTTATGACACCACCACGCACAAGGGGCAGCGCTGGAGCGCGGCGCGCGCCTATCTGACGGAGGCGGTGCGGCGGCGGCCGAACCTGACCATCATCACCGGGGCGCAGGCGGAGCGGGTGCTGTTCCAGGGCCGGACGGCGACCGGCGTGCAATACCGTCGTGGCGGCGCGGGCGAGAGCGTGCGGGCGCGGCAGGTGATCCTGTGCGGCGGGGCGATCAACTCGCCGCAACTGCTGCTGCTGTCCGGCGTGGGCCCGGGTGCACATCTGGCGGACATGGGGATCGGCGTGGTGGCGGATCGCGGCGCGGTGGGGATGAACCTTCAGGATCATCTGGACGTGATGGTGCAGTGGCGCTGCACCCAGCCGATCACGCTGAATGGCAACAGCCGGTTCCTGACCAAGATGAGCGCGGCGCTGAAATGGATCCTGCTGAAGGACGGCAACGCCAGCTATGTGCCGACCGCGACCGGCGCGTTCCTGTCGACGCGGGAGGGGCTGGCGGCGCCGGACATCCAGCTGCATTTCATGCCGGTGAAGGGCATGGCGCACGGCACCGGCGGGGTGCAGCCGGAGCATGGATACAGCGTGCATGTCTGCCAGCTGCGGCCGGAAAGCCGGGGCAGCATCAGCCTCGCCAGCCCCGACCCGCTGGCGCATCCGCGCATCGATCCCGATTATCTGAGCGCGCCCGAGGATGTGGCGACGATGCTGAAGGGCATCGAGATGGCGCGCCATATCGGGCGGCAGCCGGCACTGGCGGCCTATAATGGCGGGGAGGCCTGGCCCGGCGACGGGGTGGAGGGCGAGGCGCTGGTGGCGGCGCTCAAGGAGTGGGCGGAGACCATCTATCACCCCGTTGGCACCTGCCGCATGGGGGCGGATGCCGACGCGGTGTGCACGCCCGACCTGGCGGTGAACGGCGTTGCCGGGCTGCAGGTGGTCGATGCCTCGATCATGCCCTTCCTGGTCAGCGGCAACACCAATGCGCCGACGATCATGATCGCCGAGAAGACGGCGGCGGCCCTGAAAGGGCGCACGAAGCAGGCGCTGGCGGCATGA
- a CDS encoding epoxide hydrolase family protein — protein sequence MTAFTIPANELEVAWIMERVRAYRFFEEPEGAGWAHGANRDYMMRLRQHWMRDYDWAGAVAHLNRLPHVRVPVGELTLHAVHKRSPRADAIPLLIAHGWPGSVLEFDALYERLTHPEDPAAPAFHVVAPSLPGYAWSDKPAAPMGPRAIAGLYDALMPALGYERYLYQGGDWGCVIGGWLGLDSARLIGLHLNGYGLRNADMSPQSEEERAWLVKARAIRAAETGYLMLQATKPQSLGFAMMDSPMGVAAWFAEKYCAWSDVETKVVEPPFPMDVLLTTIMIYLTTRSFLSASWLYRGMVLEGGYGIPRGRRIEVPTAVAAFPHDLLAFPPRTMVERGYHVARWTTMPRGGHFAGLEEPELLLGDLRGFAAAL from the coding sequence ATGACCGCCTTCACCATCCCCGCCAACGAGCTGGAAGTGGCGTGGATCATGGAGCGGGTGCGCGCCTATCGCTTCTTCGAGGAGCCCGAGGGGGCGGGCTGGGCGCACGGCGCCAACCGCGATTACATGATGCGGCTGCGGCAGCACTGGATGCGCGATTATGACTGGGCCGGGGCGGTCGCGCACCTGAACCGGCTGCCGCATGTGCGGGTGCCGGTGGGGGAGCTGACGCTGCATGCGGTCCACAAGCGCTCGCCGCGCGCCGACGCGATTCCCCTGCTGATCGCGCATGGCTGGCCGGGCAGCGTGCTGGAGTTCGACGCGCTCTATGAGCGGCTGACGCACCCCGAGGATCCGGCGGCGCCGGCGTTCCATGTGGTGGCGCCGTCGCTGCCCGGCTATGCCTGGAGCGACAAGCCGGCGGCGCCGATGGGGCCGCGGGCGATCGCCGGCCTGTATGACGCGCTGATGCCGGCGCTGGGCTATGAGCGCTACCTCTATCAGGGGGGCGACTGGGGCTGCGTGATCGGCGGCTGGCTGGGGCTGGACAGCGCGCGGCTGATTGGGCTGCATCTGAATGGCTATGGGCTGCGCAATGCCGACATGAGCCCGCAGAGCGAGGAGGAGCGCGCCTGGCTGGTGAAGGCGCGGGCCATTCGCGCGGCGGAGACCGGCTATCTGATGCTGCAGGCGACCAAGCCCCAGAGCCTGGGCTTTGCCATGATGGATTCGCCGATGGGCGTGGCGGCCTGGTTCGCCGAGAAATATTGCGCGTGGAGCGATGTCGAGACGAAGGTGGTGGAGCCGCCCTTTCCCATGGACGTGTTGCTGACGACGATCATGATCTATCTGACGACGCGAAGCTTTCTGTCGGCGAGCTGGCTGTATCGCGGCATGGTTCTGGAGGGGGGCTATGGCATTCCGCGGGGGCGGCGGATCGAGGTGCCGACGGCAGTGGCGGCCTTCCCGCACGACCTGCTGGCCTTTCCGCCGCGGACGATGGTGGAGCGGGGGTATCATGTGGCGCGCTGGACGACGATGCCGCGCGGCGGGCATTTCGCCGGGCTGGAGGAGCCGGAGCTGCTGCTGGGGGATCTACGGGGGTTTGCCGCGGCGCTCTGA
- a CDS encoding acyl-CoA thioesterase: MTFTLSLTPTADDIDELGHVNNIVYVRWLQEVGTAHWFAIATREEIDSLLWIVVRHEIDYRRYVMPGETLTAETWVGVQTGAKFDRHVTLTGADGLLRAEAKTTWALLEKESLRPMRVPKGLVTRFRGEG, encoded by the coding sequence ATGACCTTCACGCTTTCGTTGACGCCCACCGCCGACGACATCGACGAGCTGGGGCATGTCAACAACATCGTCTATGTCCGCTGGTTGCAGGAGGTGGGGACGGCGCACTGGTTCGCCATCGCCACCCGCGAGGAGATCGACAGCCTGCTGTGGATCGTGGTGCGGCATGAGATCGACTATCGCCGCTATGTGATGCCGGGCGAGACGCTGACGGCGGAGACCTGGGTGGGGGTGCAGACGGGCGCGAAGTTCGACCGGCATGTGACACTGACCGGTGCCGATGGCCTGCTGCGGGCGGAGGCGAAGACCACTTGGGCGCTGCTGGAAAAGGAGAGCCTGCGGCCGATGCGGGTGCCCAAGGGGCTGGTGACGCGGTTTCGCGGCGAAGGTTAG
- a CDS encoding quinone oxidoreductase family protein: protein MKAIRFNAPGGPEVLQFVDLSLPDPAPGEARLRHTAIGVNFIDTYHRTGLYPLPLPSGLGLEAAGIVEAIGEGVTDVAVGDRVVYCWGGPAGYATHRNIEARFLVRIPDGVSDEQAAAAFLKACTTEFLVERCARVQPGDVALVQAAAGGVGLLLCQWLKHVGATVIGTVGSDAKIALAKEAGADHVINYSTDAVAPAVRALTGGEGVAVVFDGVGKATWEGSIDSLRRRGLHISYGNASGPIGAVDFGILARKGSLYTTRPTLFDYYATRAELESGAARVFDLMKTGALSVRIDQRYALADAAQAHIDLEARKTTGSSILLP from the coding sequence ATGAAAGCGATTCGGTTCAACGCGCCCGGCGGGCCGGAAGTCCTTCAGTTCGTCGACCTGTCGCTGCCCGACCCCGCCCCCGGCGAGGCGCGGCTTCGCCACACCGCCATCGGCGTCAACTTCATCGACACCTACCACCGCACCGGCCTCTACCCCCTGCCGCTGCCCAGCGGGCTGGGGCTGGAGGCTGCCGGCATTGTCGAGGCCATCGGCGAAGGAGTCACCGACGTCGCCGTCGGCGACCGCGTCGTCTATTGCTGGGGCGGCCCCGCCGGCTACGCCACCCACCGCAATATCGAGGCACGCTTCCTGGTGCGCATCCCCGACGGCGTCAGCGATGAGCAGGCCGCCGCCGCCTTCCTGAAGGCCTGCACCACCGAATTCCTGGTCGAACGCTGCGCCCGTGTGCAACCTGGCGATGTCGCGCTGGTGCAGGCGGCCGCCGGCGGCGTCGGGCTGCTGCTCTGCCAATGGCTGAAGCATGTCGGCGCCACCGTCATCGGCACCGTCGGCAGCGACGCCAAGATCGCGCTGGCGAAGGAAGCCGGTGCCGACCATGTCATCAACTATTCGACCGATGCCGTCGCCCCCGCCGTCCGCGCGCTGACCGGCGGCGAGGGCGTCGCCGTGGTGTTCGACGGCGTCGGCAAGGCGACCTGGGAGGGCAGCATCGACAGCCTGCGCCGCCGCGGGCTGCACATCAGCTACGGCAACGCCTCCGGCCCGATCGGCGCCGTCGATTTCGGCATCCTCGCGCGCAAGGGCTCGCTCTACACCACGCGGCCCACCCTGTTCGACTATTACGCCACCCGCGCCGAACTGGAATCCGGTGCCGCCCGCGTGTTCGACCTGATGAAGACCGGCGCGCTCAGCGTCCGCATCGACCAGCGCTATGCGCTGGCCGACGCCGCCCAGGCGCACATCGACCTCGAAGCCCGCAAGACCACAGGCAGCAGCATCCTGCTGCCGTAA
- a CDS encoding DMT family transporter — translation MMNGPSLERRAFAALLCGSALLAFGPLLVRLADVSPSASAFWRMALATPVLLWLFLLARAWGWGLARAEGGGLAPRALLGLGVAAGAFFAADLAAWHAGIVRTTTANATLFANSTAFILAGWAIVVQRRRPSATTLRALLLALAGTLLLLGLSARVAPQNLLGDALSLLAALFYTGYLLVVARLRGGVSPLGSVALVTLAGALWLAPVAAIDPGAFWPGDWTPLIGLALSSQVAGQGLMVFATGRLSATTVGIGLLVQPIISTAAGWLAFGETLSAAELAGAAMIAAALVLIRRPETST, via the coding sequence ATGATGAACGGTCCTTCCCTTGAGCGCCGGGCGTTCGCGGCGCTGCTGTGCGGGTCGGCGCTTCTTGCCTTCGGGCCGCTGCTGGTGCGGCTGGCGGATGTCTCGCCGTCGGCCTCGGCTTTCTGGCGGATGGCGCTGGCAACGCCGGTCCTGCTGTGGCTGTTCCTGCTGGCGCGCGCTTGGGGCTGGGGGCTGGCGCGGGCGGAGGGCGGCGGGCTGGCGCCGCGCGCGCTGCTGGGGCTGGGTGTCGCCGCCGGGGCCTTCTTCGCCGCCGACCTGGCCGCCTGGCACGCCGGCATCGTGCGCACCACCACGGCCAATGCCACGCTGTTCGCCAACAGCACGGCCTTCATCCTGGCGGGCTGGGCCATCGTCGTGCAGCGGCGCCGGCCGTCCGCCACCACGCTCCGGGCATTGCTGCTGGCGCTGGCGGGCACATTGCTGCTGCTGGGCCTGTCCGCGCGGGTGGCGCCGCAGAACCTGCTGGGGGATGCGCTCAGCCTGCTCGCCGCGCTGTTCTACACCGGCTATCTGCTGGTGGTGGCGCGGCTGCGCGGCGGCGTGTCGCCGCTGGGCAGCGTGGCGCTGGTGACGCTGGCGGGCGCGCTGTGGCTGGCGCCGGTGGCGGCCATCGACCCCGGGGCCTTCTGGCCGGGCGACTGGACGCCGCTCATCGGCCTGGCGCTGTCCAGCCAGGTGGCGGGCCAGGGGCTGATGGTGTTTGCGACCGGGCGGCTGTCTGCCACCACGGTCGGCATCGGCCTGCTGGTGCAGCCGATCATTTCGACGGCGGCGGGCTGGCTGGCGTTCGGCGAGACGTTGAGCGCGGCGGAACTGGCGGGGGCCGCGATGATTGCCGCGGCGCTGGTCTTGATACGGCGGCCGGAAACGTCCACCTGA
- a CDS encoding S9 family peptidase — protein MQRRTFLAASSAAAALSHPLLAKAAMPIKGPPVARATDFSFTLHGTVVKDPYKWLKDEGYPKVDDAEVLAYLNAENAWFEQEMKPQSMLVEALFEQMKARIKEDDASVPYPDGDWAYFNRFDPAMKGGSQYRNWYRMPRNGGPETLILSEPALADGKKYFRLGAFAVSPDARLLAYSMDDDGSERFKLIVRDLGTGKDIVTIASNSLGQPAWSSDGKSLLWVEASEQWRPFRVRRHVLGGATGNDPTLYEEKDSSFFVGLDLSQDRRWFLVSAADHVTSEIRLIPAGDPGATPLVVSPRKTGREYAVDVRGDTLFIRTNDTHRNFRVATASIANPGEWADLIPGSDRHYIRGITAFASYLAITERLDGLDQIRLRMPDNSDRYVKLPEASYTVSLSTNAEADAPLLRLSYSSMVTPTTVYDYDVAKDALVTRKVQEIPSGYNAADYATERLMARARDGVMVPVSVVYKKGYRKDGSQPLHVYGYGAYGLAVPPSFSTSVLSLLDRGFAYAIAHIRGGDDLGYQWYLDGKLMKRTNTFNDFVDVTRFLNSQGFSREGRNSASGGSAGGSLMGAIVNSDPGLWRAIAAHVPFVDVLNTMLDTSLPLTPIEWPEWGNPKTDEAAFRTILSYSPYDNLKRQAYPAMLVTAGLNDPRVTYWEPAKWVARLRATKTDRNPLLLKTNMGAGHGGKSGRFERLRETAEEYAFILAQFDTAR, from the coding sequence ATGCAACGCCGCACCTTCCTCGCCGCCTCGAGCGCCGCCGCCGCCCTTTCCCATCCCCTGCTTGCAAAGGCCGCCATGCCGATCAAAGGCCCGCCCGTCGCCCGCGCGACCGACTTCAGCTTCACGCTCCACGGCACGGTGGTGAAGGATCCCTACAAATGGTTGAAGGACGAGGGCTATCCCAAGGTCGATGATGCCGAGGTGCTGGCCTATCTGAACGCCGAGAATGCCTGGTTCGAGCAGGAGATGAAGCCGCAGTCGATGCTGGTGGAGGCGCTGTTCGAACAGATGAAGGCGCGCATCAAGGAAGATGACGCGAGCGTTCCCTATCCGGACGGTGACTGGGCCTATTTCAACCGGTTCGATCCGGCGATGAAGGGCGGCAGCCAGTATCGCAACTGGTATCGCATGCCCCGCAACGGGGGTCCGGAAACGCTGATCCTTTCGGAACCCGCGCTGGCCGATGGCAAGAAATATTTCCGGCTGGGGGCGTTCGCGGTGTCGCCCGATGCAAGACTGCTCGCCTATTCGATGGATGACGATGGCAGCGAGCGCTTCAAGCTGATCGTGCGCGACCTGGGGACGGGCAAGGACATCGTCACCATCGCCAGCAACAGCCTGGGCCAGCCGGCGTGGAGCAGCGACGGCAAGAGCCTGCTGTGGGTGGAGGCGAGCGAGCAATGGCGGCCGTTCCGGGTGCGCCGGCATGTACTGGGCGGGGCGACGGGGAACGACCCGACCCTTTATGAGGAGAAGGACAGCAGCTTCTTCGTGGGGCTGGACCTGTCGCAGGACCGGCGCTGGTTCCTGGTGAGCGCCGCCGACCATGTGACGAGCGAGATCCGGCTGATCCCCGCGGGCGATCCCGGTGCCACGCCGCTGGTGGTCAGCCCGCGCAAGACCGGCCGCGAATATGCGGTGGACGTGCGCGGCGACACGCTGTTCATCCGGACGAACGACACACACCGCAATTTTCGCGTGGCGACGGCGAGCATCGCCAACCCGGGCGAATGGGCCGATCTGATCCCCGGCAGCGACCGGCATTATATCCGGGGCATCACCGCCTTTGCCTCCTACCTCGCCATCACCGAGCGGCTGGACGGGCTGGACCAGATCCGGCTGCGGATGCCGGACAACAGCGACCGCTATGTCAAGCTGCCCGAGGCGAGCTATACCGTCAGCCTCAGCACCAATGCGGAGGCCGACGCGCCGCTGCTGCGCCTGTCCTACAGCAGCATGGTGACGCCGACGACGGTCTATGACTATGACGTGGCGAAGGACGCCCTGGTCACCCGCAAGGTGCAGGAAATCCCCAGCGGCTATAACGCGGCGGATTATGCCACCGAGCGGCTGATGGCCCGCGCCCGTGATGGCGTGATGGTGCCGGTCAGCGTGGTGTACAAGAAGGGCTATCGGAAGGACGGCAGCCAGCCGCTGCACGTCTATGGCTATGGCGCCTATGGTCTTGCGGTGCCGCCGTCCTTCTCGACCTCGGTGCTCAGCCTGCTGGATCGCGGTTTCGCCTATGCCATCGCGCATATCCGCGGGGGCGATGACCTGGGATACCAATGGTATCTGGACGGCAAGCTGATGAAGCGCACCAACACGTTCAACGATTTCGTCGACGTGACGCGGTTTTTGAACAGCCAGGGTTTTTCGCGGGAGGGGCGCAACAGCGCCAGCGGCGGCAGCGCCGGCGGCAGCCTGATGGGAGCGATCGTCAACAGCGATCCCGGCCTGTGGCGGGCGATCGCGGCGCATGTGCCGTTCGTCGACGTGCTGAACACGATGCTGGACACCAGCCTGCCGCTGACGCCGATCGAATGGCCGGAATGGGGCAACCCGAAGACCGACGAGGCAGCCTTCCGCACTATCCTGAGCTACTCGCCCTATGACAATCTTAAGCGCCAGGCCTATCCGGCGATGCTGGTGACGGCGGGGTTGAACGATCCGCGCGTTACCTATTGGGAGCCGGCGAAATGGGTGGCGCGGCTGCGCGCGACCAAGACCGACCGCAACCCGCTGCTGCTGAAGACCAACATGGGCGCCGGCCATGGCGGCAAGAGTGGCCGGTTCGAGCGGCTGCGCGAGACGGCGGAGGAATATGCCTTCATCCTGGCGCAGTTCGACACGGCCCGATGA